In one Umezawaea sp. Da 62-37 genomic region, the following are encoded:
- a CDS encoding CHAT domain-containing protein, producing the protein MVAVQLKFVDAGELYVSWRWEHALDQPRVLVLPRALVQDALDELARAVPSPLPGETGGQALVRALTHGPLPDRAREIALSDRLARALLPHQLAAELNAVIARGLRPHLRVQPSPSTALVPWEALRIDEGERTVHAADVSVLPPATVRNAPERRVSPFRGPVVGVLDPRVPGFADASALGSVLGPIPDGSDLAALAKTLGGARRDDLDRDVLEPALADASRLLYVGHVTTGGHGLDARLHLSCRADTEGRAAVLGAHRPLTAADVVLGHRPGAPRPWRIPNRVAMVACESGGDVRFAEPAGLVAAMVHGGAEYVASTRWTLPTDAGLAHLVPGFPPTAVLGPAVVAVDAAQSAADPVAALGAWQREQADLWERTGDPAHSPVVWAAFTTAWAPGPR; encoded by the coding sequence GTGGTAGCCGTGCAGCTGAAGTTCGTGGACGCGGGCGAGCTCTACGTGTCGTGGCGCTGGGAGCACGCCCTCGACCAGCCGCGCGTACTGGTGCTGCCCCGCGCGCTCGTCCAGGACGCCCTCGACGAACTGGCGCGGGCGGTGCCCTCCCCGTTGCCCGGCGAGACCGGCGGGCAGGCGCTCGTCCGCGCGCTCACCCACGGCCCCCTTCCGGACCGCGCCAGGGAGATCGCCCTGTCCGACCGGCTGGCCCGCGCCCTGCTCCCCCACCAGCTCGCCGCCGAGCTGAACGCCGTGATCGCCCGAGGACTGCGGCCGCACCTGCGCGTCCAGCCATCGCCGTCGACCGCGCTGGTGCCCTGGGAGGCGCTGCGGATCGACGAGGGCGAACGCACCGTGCACGCCGCCGACGTCTCCGTCCTCCCACCCGCGACCGTGCGCAACGCCCCCGAGCGCCGGGTGTCGCCGTTCCGCGGCCCGGTCGTCGGCGTCCTCGATCCGCGCGTTCCCGGCTTCGCCGACGCCTCCGCCCTCGGCTCGGTGCTCGGCCCGATCCCCGACGGCTCGGACCTGGCCGCCCTCGCGAAGACCCTGGGCGGCGCCCGCCGCGACGACCTGGACCGCGACGTCCTCGAACCCGCGCTCGCCGACGCCTCGCGCCTCCTCTACGTCGGCCACGTCACGACCGGCGGACACGGCCTGGACGCCCGCCTGCACCTGTCGTGCCGCGCGGACACCGAGGGCAGGGCGGCCGTCCTCGGAGCGCATCGGCCGCTCACCGCCGCGGACGTCGTGCTGGGACACCGGCCGGGGGCACCGAGGCCGTGGCGGATCCCCAACCGGGTGGCCATGGTCGCGTGCGAGAGCGGCGGCGACGTCCGGTTCGCCGAGCCCGCGGGCCTGGTCGCCGCGATGGTGCACGGCGGCGCGGAGTACGTGGCCTCGACCAGGTGGACCCTGCCGACCGACGCGGGCCTCGCCCACCTCGTCCCCGGCTTCCCGCCCACCGCCGTGCTCGGCCCGGCCGTCGTCGCGGTCGACGCCGCCCAGTCGGCCGCGGACCCGGTGGCCGCTCTCGGGGCGTGGCAACGGGAACAGGCCGACCTGTGGGAGCGGACCGGCGATCCGGCGCACTCCCCCGTCGTGTGGGCGGCGTTCACCACGGCCTGGGCGCCCGGTCCCCGGTGA
- a CDS encoding LLM class flavin-dependent oxidoreductase, which produces MELGIYSFADRNPDPLTGEQLSVSQSLANTLERIRLADELGLGFYGLGEHHLDNYAISNPGTVLAAAASTTRQITLSSAVTVLSTEDPVRVYQQFTTLDQLSGGRAELLAGRGSFTESFPLFGADLGDYDDLYEEKLALLLRIDREDPITWSGRFRPPLENARILPRPYGKRLRISVGTGGNPESSIRAGVLGLPVVYAVIGGEPERFAPLVDLYRRAGEAGEHAPEDLHVTMSAIGLVAKNSQDAKDSFYPYWLETMKYGARARGWSIPTRADYDAYTRNCQALFAGSPDEITDRLITVGRLVGADRYAMQMDWSGVPHAKVMTAIELLGTEILPVVRKELG; this is translated from the coding sequence ATGGAACTCGGGATCTACAGCTTCGCCGACCGCAACCCCGACCCGCTCACCGGCGAGCAGCTGTCCGTGTCCCAGTCGCTCGCCAACACCCTCGAGCGGATCAGGCTGGCCGACGAGCTGGGCCTCGGCTTCTACGGTCTCGGCGAGCACCACCTGGACAACTACGCGATCTCCAACCCCGGCACCGTGCTCGCGGCGGCGGCGAGCACCACCCGGCAGATCACCCTGAGCAGCGCCGTGACCGTGCTGAGCACCGAGGACCCGGTCCGGGTGTACCAGCAGTTCACCACCCTCGACCAGCTCAGCGGCGGGCGCGCCGAACTGCTGGCCGGACGCGGCTCGTTCACCGAGTCGTTCCCGCTGTTCGGCGCCGACCTCGGCGACTACGACGACCTGTACGAGGAGAAGCTCGCCCTCCTGCTCAGGATCGACCGCGAGGACCCCATCACCTGGTCCGGCCGCTTCCGCCCACCGCTGGAGAACGCCCGGATCCTCCCCCGCCCGTACGGGAAGCGGCTGCGCATCTCCGTCGGCACCGGCGGCAACCCCGAGTCCTCCATCCGCGCGGGCGTCCTCGGCCTGCCCGTCGTCTACGCCGTCATCGGCGGCGAACCGGAGCGCTTCGCCCCGCTCGTCGACCTGTACCGCCGCGCGGGCGAGGCGGGCGAGCACGCGCCGGAGGACCTGCACGTCACCATGAGCGCCATCGGCCTCGTCGCGAAGAACTCCCAGGACGCCAAGGACTCCTTCTACCCGTACTGGCTCGAGACCATGAAGTACGGCGCCAGGGCCCGCGGCTGGTCGATCCCCACCCGCGCCGACTACGACGCCTACACCCGCAACTGCCAGGCCCTCTTCGCGGGCAGCCCGGACGAGATCACCGACCGCCTCATCACCGTCGGCCGCCTCGTCGGCGCGGACCGCTACGCCATGCAGATGGACTGGTCCGGCGTCCCGCACGCCAAGGTCATGACCGCGATCGAACTCCTCGGCACCGAGATCCTCCCCGTGGTGCGCAAGGAACTGGGTTAA
- a CDS encoding aminoglycoside phosphotransferase family protein, which yields MSAAFDLGTPIGDPEPVAGGGSHLMWRLTTTGGTWAVKRLNRSREPWWLEDYLESTRVQEAAVRAGVSMPRPVPPLDPAAPLLADVEVDGEPVSFLVHEWCPGTALAGEDVLDWVGATMAALHSLPVAGIPAPLRYPLDPVADWEDWLDAAPASTSPDFLAAVRAHLPDVGRAKAILDRVPTTGLTPVFTHRDVKRDNVLVAAGVPVLVDWDSAGPDFAEWELTRTALAFAPDRDGFRRVLRSYLDAGGRPVEPGETAFSGVLHGRLSGAAWMLWRALGHRPVSAPERARSHGHALELLDDLRRSLALLAEWGDWLR from the coding sequence GTGAGCGCCGCTTTCGACCTCGGGACGCCGATCGGGGACCCGGAACCGGTGGCGGGCGGCGGTTCGCACCTGATGTGGCGGCTGACGACGACCGGCGGCACGTGGGCGGTCAAGCGGCTCAACCGGTCGCGGGAGCCGTGGTGGCTGGAGGACTACCTGGAGTCGACGCGCGTCCAGGAGGCCGCCGTCCGCGCGGGGGTGTCGATGCCCCGGCCGGTGCCGCCGCTGGATCCCGCCGCGCCGCTGCTGGCGGACGTCGAGGTGGACGGGGAACCGGTCAGCTTCCTGGTGCACGAGTGGTGTCCGGGGACGGCGTTGGCGGGCGAGGACGTGCTGGACTGGGTCGGCGCGACGATGGCGGCGCTGCACTCCCTGCCGGTGGCGGGCATCCCGGCTCCGCTGCGCTACCCGCTGGACCCGGTGGCGGACTGGGAGGACTGGCTCGACGCGGCGCCCGCGTCCACCTCACCCGACTTCCTGGCCGCGGTCCGCGCGCACCTGCCCGACGTGGGACGGGCGAAGGCGATCCTCGACCGGGTGCCGACCACCGGGCTGACCCCGGTGTTCACGCACCGGGACGTGAAGCGGGACAACGTGCTGGTCGCCGCCGGGGTGCCGGTGCTGGTCGACTGGGACAGCGCCGGGCCGGACTTCGCCGAGTGGGAGCTGACGCGGACCGCCCTGGCGTTCGCGCCGGACCGGGACGGGTTCCGCCGAGTGCTGCGGAGCTACCTGGACGCGGGCGGGAGGCCGGTCGAACCAGGTGAGACGGCCTTTTCAGGGGTGTTGCACGGCCGGTTGAGCGGTGCCGCGTGGATGTTGTGGCGGGCGCTCGGCCACCGGCCGGTGAGCGCTCCGGAACGGGCCCGGTCGCACGGGCACGCGCTGGAACTGCTCGATGATCTGCGCAGGTCACTGGCACTGCTCGCCGAGTGGGGCGACTGGCTGCGGTAG
- a CDS encoding anti-sigma factor antagonist (This anti-anti-sigma factor, or anti-sigma factor antagonist, belongs to a family that includes characterized members SpoIIAA, RsbV, RsfA, and RsfB.) yields MATEQTDLVEPDGSSETITGRQEVRDGAVLLTVAGEVDAVTAPKLRTWMDEAFAADASPVVLDLSGVTFFGSVGLAMLVEYTDRGDLRTVAPTRAVAAPIYLTTLDKVLKLYPDAEGALKTG; encoded by the coding sequence ATGGCGACCGAGCAGACCGATCTTGTCGAACCCGACGGCAGCAGCGAGACCATCACCGGTCGCCAGGAAGTCCGCGACGGCGCGGTCCTGCTGACCGTGGCGGGCGAGGTCGACGCGGTGACGGCCCCCAAGCTGCGCACCTGGATGGACGAGGCCTTCGCCGCCGACGCCTCCCCGGTCGTCCTGGACCTCTCCGGCGTCACCTTCTTCGGCTCCGTCGGCCTGGCCATGCTCGTGGAGTACACCGACCGCGGCGACCTGCGCACCGTCGCCCCGACCAGGGCCGTCGCCGCCCCGATCTACCTCACGACCCTCGACAAGGTCCTCAAGCTCTACCCCGACGCCGAGGGCGCGCTGAAGACCGGCTGA
- a CDS encoding alpha/beta hydrolase-fold protein — protein sequence MTGALDLSLIGGPVPVVVTACAAAAGAFLLWTGRRTWWTRVVPIGAAACALLAVGVDVAVDVVWRPFPEPLPAVVPVWLGLTAFGAVLAVARWRYARWPTRALGVLAAVVVLVGGLSGVNRYFGQYATLRSALGSTDTVALDTVAKPALDEVRVPSGARLVDVWTPPADLPEHGTLSETPIPSSTDYRPRDAVVYLPPAYAATPRPRLPVLVLLSGQPGTPRDWFDGGELKRHLDAYARAHRGLAPVVVVPDQLGGTTANPMCLDSPLGRTETYLAEDVPGWIRHRLQVDGSRGAWTIAGLSQGGTCSLQLAVRAPAVYSRFIDVSGQREPTLGNRADTVRAAFGGDERAFRRVNPLDVLRATRFPDTEGMVVAGKDDSTYHDQDREVYEACLRAGMDMRWRELPGGHDWTVWRPGLVDALPWLGERTGLGG from the coding sequence ATGACCGGCGCGCTCGACCTCTCCCTGATCGGCGGGCCGGTTCCCGTGGTCGTCACGGCCTGCGCGGCGGCAGCCGGGGCGTTCCTGCTGTGGACCGGGCGGCGGACGTGGTGGACGCGGGTCGTGCCGATCGGCGCGGCGGCGTGCGCGCTGCTGGCGGTCGGTGTCGACGTGGCCGTGGACGTGGTGTGGCGGCCGTTCCCGGAGCCGCTGCCGGCGGTCGTGCCGGTGTGGCTCGGGCTGACCGCGTTCGGCGCGGTGCTCGCGGTCGCCCGGTGGCGGTACGCGCGGTGGCCAACGCGGGCGCTCGGCGTGCTGGCGGCGGTCGTGGTGCTGGTGGGCGGGCTGTCGGGGGTCAACCGTTACTTCGGCCAGTACGCGACGCTGCGGTCCGCGTTGGGGAGCACGGACACGGTCGCGCTGGACACCGTGGCGAAGCCCGCCCTCGACGAGGTCCGGGTGCCCTCGGGGGCGCGGCTGGTCGACGTGTGGACGCCGCCCGCGGACCTGCCCGAGCACGGCACGCTGTCCGAGACGCCGATCCCGTCGAGCACCGACTACCGGCCGCGCGACGCCGTGGTCTACCTGCCGCCCGCCTACGCCGCCACGCCCCGGCCGAGGCTGCCGGTGCTGGTCCTGCTGTCCGGCCAGCCCGGCACGCCGCGCGACTGGTTCGACGGGGGCGAGTTGAAGCGGCACCTGGACGCCTACGCCCGCGCCCACCGGGGACTCGCGCCCGTCGTGGTCGTGCCCGACCAGTTGGGCGGCACGACGGCCAACCCGATGTGCCTCGACTCGCCGCTGGGCAGGACCGAGACCTACCTGGCCGAGGACGTGCCCGGCTGGATCCGGCACCGGCTCCAGGTCGACGGGTCGCGCGGCGCGTGGACGATCGCCGGGCTGTCGCAGGGCGGCACGTGCTCGTTGCAGCTCGCCGTCCGGGCGCCCGCCGTCTACTCGCGGTTCATCGACGTCTCCGGGCAGCGCGAACCGACGCTGGGCAACCGCGCCGACACCGTGCGGGCCGCGTTCGGCGGGGACGAGCGGGCGTTCCGCCGGGTGAACCCGCTCGACGTCCTCAGGGCTACCCGGTTCCCGGACACCGAGGGAATGGTCGTCGCGGGCAAGGACGACTCCACCTACCACGACCAGGACCGAGAGGTGTACGAGGCATGTCTTCGCGCGGGGATGGACATGCGGTGGCGGGAACTGCCGGGCGGCCACGACTGGACGGTGTGGCGCCCCGGACTGGTCGACGCGCTGCCCTGGCTCGGCGAGCGCACGGGGCTGGGCGGGTGA
- a CDS encoding peptide chain release factor 3, which translates to MTATTPVDTSSSTAFREASRRRTFAVISHPDAGKSTLTEALALHARVISEAGAVHGKAGRRGVVSDWMDMEQARGISITSAALQFAYGDAVINLLDTPGHADFSEDTYRVLSAVDCAVMLLDAAKGLEPQTLKLFDVCRHRGIPVITFINKWDRPGRDALDLCEEIKQRINLEPMPLTWPVGEAGRFRGVLDRADGAFIRYTRTAGGATAAPEERLEPARALEEEGEDWTHAVESAELVDISGGEFDVAKFFDATGTPVLFGSGVLNFGVRHLLDLIVALAPRPTPRVGVDGTFRGLDAPFSGFVFKVQTGMDKAHRDQVAFARVCSGVFERGMVVTNATTGKPFATKYAQQVFGRERTTLDVAYPGDVIGLINASALRVGDTLHAGKPAVRFPGLPSFAPEHFAVAYPADLSRAKQFRKGVDQLAQEGVVQVLTSDRRGDGTPVFGAVGPMQFEVAVHRLLGEFGCQVKLDHLPYKMVRKLGDPKQRATTNLGNRGEYFTRADGTELVVFTDQTALNVTLRLNEGFLLEPLVAGTT; encoded by the coding sequence ATGACCGCCACCACTCCGGTGGACACCTCGTCGTCGACCGCGTTCCGCGAGGCGAGTCGGCGTCGGACGTTCGCGGTCATCAGCCACCCCGACGCGGGCAAGTCGACGCTGACCGAGGCGTTGGCGCTGCACGCGAGGGTGATCTCCGAGGCGGGCGCGGTGCACGGCAAGGCCGGGCGGCGCGGGGTCGTGTCCGACTGGATGGACATGGAGCAGGCGCGCGGCATCTCGATCACGTCCGCGGCGCTCCAGTTCGCCTACGGCGACGCCGTGATCAACCTGCTCGACACCCCCGGTCACGCGGACTTCTCCGAGGACACCTACCGGGTGCTGTCGGCGGTCGACTGCGCGGTGATGCTGCTCGACGCGGCCAAGGGCCTGGAGCCGCAGACGCTGAAGCTGTTCGACGTCTGCCGCCACCGGGGCATCCCGGTCATCACGTTCATCAACAAGTGGGACCGCCCAGGCCGTGACGCGCTGGACCTGTGCGAGGAGATCAAGCAGCGGATCAACCTGGAGCCGATGCCGCTGACCTGGCCGGTCGGCGAGGCGGGCCGGTTCCGCGGGGTGCTGGACCGCGCCGACGGCGCCTTCATCCGCTACACGCGCACCGCCGGTGGCGCGACGGCCGCCCCCGAGGAGCGCCTCGAGCCCGCCCGCGCGCTCGAGGAGGAGGGCGAGGACTGGACGCACGCCGTCGAGAGCGCCGAGCTCGTGGACATCTCCGGCGGCGAGTTCGACGTGGCGAAGTTCTTCGACGCCACCGGCACGCCGGTGCTGTTCGGCTCCGGTGTGCTCAACTTCGGCGTCCGCCACCTGCTCGACCTCATCGTCGCCCTCGCCCCGCGCCCGACCCCCCGCGTGGGGGTCGACGGGACCTTCCGGGGCCTCGACGCGCCGTTCTCCGGGTTCGTGTTCAAGGTGCAGACCGGCATGGACAAGGCGCACCGCGACCAGGTCGCGTTCGCCAGGGTGTGCTCCGGGGTGTTCGAGCGCGGCATGGTCGTCACCAACGCGACGACCGGCAAGCCGTTCGCGACGAAGTACGCCCAGCAGGTGTTCGGCCGCGAGCGCACGACGCTCGACGTCGCCTACCCCGGTGACGTGATCGGTCTGATCAACGCCTCCGCGCTGCGCGTGGGCGACACCCTGCACGCGGGCAAGCCCGCCGTCCGCTTCCCCGGCCTGCCCAGCTTCGCCCCCGAGCACTTCGCCGTCGCCTACCCGGCCGACCTGAGCCGCGCCAAGCAGTTCCGCAAGGGCGTCGACCAGCTCGCCCAGGAGGGCGTCGTGCAGGTCCTCACCTCCGACCGCCGCGGCGACGGCACCCCGGTCTTCGGCGCCGTCGGCCCGATGCAGTTCGAGGTCGCCGTGCACCGCCTGCTCGGCGAGTTCGGCTGCCAGGTCAAGCTGGACCACCTGCCGTACAAGATGGTCCGCAAGCTCGGCGACCCGAAGCAGCGCGCCACCACCAACCTCGGCAACCGCGGCGAGTACTTCACCCGCGCCGACGGGACCGAGCTGGTCGTGTTCACCGACCAGACCGCGCTCAACGTCACGCTCCGGCTCAACGAGGGCTTCCTGCTGGAACCGCTGGTCGCCGGGACGACCTGA
- a CDS encoding TetR/AcrR family transcriptional regulator has protein sequence METTSLRVYGGVTGQERRSDRRTQLLAAGFDLLSDVSVEFSVRGVCKHAGLTARYFYENFADRDALAVAVYDGVIEDIITPTLAAVAAAPDDTRAKAGAGLAVLVAGIREDPRRGRLLFAHDLGATPVVARRRVESTRRFVGLLAEQARTYHEGVRPEVAAELLVGGLAQVLTAWLDGDLVISEADLIERCTDYFVAIGGLV, from the coding sequence GTGGAGACCACATCCCTGCGCGTCTACGGCGGCGTCACCGGCCAGGAACGCCGCTCCGACCGCCGGACGCAACTCCTGGCAGCGGGCTTCGACCTGCTCAGCGATGTCAGCGTCGAGTTCAGCGTGCGCGGGGTCTGCAAGCACGCCGGGCTCACCGCCCGCTACTTCTACGAGAACTTCGCCGACCGGGACGCGCTCGCGGTCGCCGTGTACGACGGCGTGATCGAGGACATCATCACGCCCACGCTCGCGGCCGTCGCCGCGGCGCCCGACGACACCAGGGCCAAGGCGGGCGCCGGGCTCGCGGTGCTGGTCGCCGGGATCCGCGAGGACCCGCGCCGCGGCAGGCTGCTGTTCGCCCACGACCTGGGCGCGACCCCGGTCGTCGCCCGCCGCCGCGTCGAGTCGACCCGGAGGTTCGTCGGGCTGCTGGCCGAGCAGGCCAGGACCTACCACGAGGGCGTTCGCCCCGAGGTGGCCGCGGAACTGCTGGTCGGGGGCCTCGCGCAGGTGCTCACCGCCTGGCTCGACGGCGACCTCGTGATCAGCGAGGCCGACCTGATCGAGCGGTGCACGGACTACTTCGTCGCGATCGGCGGCCTGGTGTGA
- a CDS encoding glycoside hydrolase family 6 protein translates to MSSPSNGHPSPPRRGPRIAAIGATVALFVATIGVATSTQASAAPGCKVDYSTSNWGGGGFTGSVKITNVGDAVSGWTLKFAFPGSQQVGQGWNATWSQSGTAVTAASMSYNGNIATGGVVDIGFNGTYSGTNAVPTSFSLNNVTCTGQVGPTTTTTTTTTTTTTTPGNPGTGRVDNPYAGAKGYVNPDWSAKAAAEPGGTKVSNQSTAVWLDRIAAIEGSSTSMGLVAHLDEAVRQAAGQPLTIQLVIYNLPGRDCSALASNGELGPTEIDKYKSQYIDPIAAILGRSAYSKLRIVTIVEIDSLPNLLTNVSPRPTAVPGCDVMKANGNYVTGVGYALAKLGAVSNVYNYLDIGHHGWLGWDDNFGPTADLLFTAANASGSTKANVHGFIANTANYGATTEPYFKVGDTVGGQPIREKAKWIDYNKYVDELSYAQAFRLRAIQSGFDSNIGMLIDTSRNGWGGTARPTGPGPTTSADAYVDGGRVDRRIHLGNWCNQKGAGLGARPTAAPASGIDAYVWVKPPGESDGASKEIPNNEGKGFDRMCDPTYTGNVRNGNSMSGALPDAPISGQWFSAQFQELLKNAYPAL, encoded by the coding sequence ATGAGTTCCCCTTCGAACGGGCACCCGAGCCCACCGCGTCGAGGTCCGCGCATCGCGGCCATCGGCGCGACGGTCGCGCTGTTCGTGGCGACGATCGGCGTCGCCACGAGCACCCAGGCGTCCGCCGCACCAGGCTGCAAGGTCGACTACTCCACGTCGAACTGGGGCGGCGGCGGGTTCACCGGGTCCGTCAAGATCACCAACGTCGGCGACGCGGTCTCCGGGTGGACGTTGAAGTTCGCGTTCCCCGGCAGCCAGCAGGTCGGCCAGGGCTGGAACGCGACGTGGTCGCAGTCCGGCACGGCCGTGACCGCCGCGAGCATGTCCTACAACGGCAACATCGCCACCGGCGGTGTGGTGGACATCGGGTTCAACGGCACGTACAGCGGCACCAACGCGGTGCCGACGTCGTTCTCGCTGAACAACGTCACGTGCACCGGCCAGGTGGGCCCGACGACGACCACCACCACCACCACGACCACGACGACCACCACGCCGGGCAACCCCGGCACCGGCCGCGTGGACAACCCGTACGCGGGTGCCAAGGGCTACGTGAACCCGGACTGGTCGGCGAAGGCCGCGGCCGAGCCGGGCGGCACCAAGGTGTCCAACCAGTCGACCGCGGTGTGGCTCGACCGCATCGCCGCGATCGAGGGCTCGTCGACCTCCATGGGCCTGGTCGCGCACCTGGACGAGGCGGTGCGACAGGCCGCGGGCCAACCACTGACGATCCAGCTGGTCATCTACAACCTGCCTGGCCGCGACTGTTCGGCGCTCGCGTCCAACGGTGAGCTCGGCCCGACGGAGATCGACAAGTACAAGAGCCAGTACATCGACCCGATCGCGGCGATCCTGGGCAGGTCCGCGTACTCGAAGCTGCGGATCGTGACGATCGTGGAGATCGACTCGCTGCCGAACCTGCTGACCAACGTCAGCCCGCGTCCGACGGCGGTGCCCGGCTGCGACGTCATGAAGGCCAACGGCAACTACGTGACCGGTGTCGGCTACGCGCTGGCGAAGCTCGGCGCCGTGTCGAACGTCTACAACTACCTGGACATCGGTCACCACGGCTGGCTCGGCTGGGACGACAACTTCGGCCCGACCGCCGACCTGCTGTTCACCGCCGCCAACGCGTCCGGCAGCACCAAGGCCAACGTGCACGGCTTCATCGCCAACACCGCCAACTACGGCGCCACCACCGAGCCGTACTTCAAGGTCGGTGACACCGTCGGCGGCCAGCCGATCCGCGAGAAGGCCAAGTGGATCGACTACAACAAGTACGTCGACGAACTGTCCTACGCCCAGGCGTTCCGCCTGCGCGCCATCCAGTCGGGCTTCGACTCCAACATCGGGATGCTGATCGACACCTCCCGCAACGGTTGGGGCGGCACTGCCCGTCCGACGGGCCCCGGCCCGACGACGAGCGCCGACGCCTACGTCGACGGCGGTCGCGTCGACCGGCGCATCCACCTCGGCAACTGGTGCAACCAGAAGGGCGCGGGCCTCGGCGCGCGGCCGACGGCTGCTCCCGCTTCGGGTATCGACGCCTACGTGTGGGTCAAGCCGCCGGGTGAGTCCGACGGCGCGAGCAAGGAGATCCCGAACAACGAGGGCAAGGGCTTCGACCGGATGTGCGACCCGACGTACACCGGCAACGTCCGCAACGGAAACAGCATGTCCGGCGCACTGCCGGACGCGCCCATCTCCGGCCAGTGGTTCTCCGCTCAGTTCCAGGAGCTCCTGAAGAACGCCTACCCGGCGCTCTAG
- a CDS encoding PA2928 family protein: protein MYQTPQPYTPVAPYETPRRVRRRSPRFLVALLPMAFVAFMVFGFSYLVSPEPDIEVQPGVGAASVDGRDVVLVPYERHGARGMVQLIARDMFQVRLAAADPATGEVLWDTQLSDQLIWNASVLAAGERYAYLATDDGLVVVDLRGGAIVARGDGVTGLGGQFVAARSAYGYDAASHRVVAMNADGAVLAIPLDNPVAAPADQETAAAWVGALSTKTSLPTVQATADKAALGADGRVELRERPGAPGGVLVRVAADGTETPAGVTVFHGAAIVLDGEAAAGSASGHVLVRHTRTVNDTGLVLSSVSLTTGAVTGSLDLTSAPDRTIALPGGTTVVAAGDQVVALGADGRLTALRVGATGFFGSPS, encoded by the coding sequence ATGTACCAGACACCGCAGCCCTACACCCCGGTAGCGCCCTACGAGACGCCGCGCCGCGTCCGCCGCCGTTCCCCGCGGTTCCTGGTGGCGCTGCTGCCGATGGCGTTCGTCGCCTTCATGGTCTTCGGGTTCTCCTACCTCGTCAGCCCCGAACCCGACATCGAGGTGCAGCCCGGTGTCGGCGCCGCCTCCGTCGACGGCCGCGACGTGGTCCTGGTGCCCTACGAGCGGCACGGCGCCAGGGGCATGGTCCAGCTGATCGCACGGGACATGTTCCAGGTGCGGCTCGCCGCGGCCGACCCGGCCACCGGCGAGGTCCTGTGGGACACGCAGCTGTCCGACCAGCTGATCTGGAACGCGTCGGTGCTGGCGGCGGGGGAGCGGTACGCCTACCTGGCCACCGATGACGGGCTCGTCGTCGTCGACCTGCGCGGCGGGGCGATCGTGGCGCGGGGTGACGGGGTGACCGGACTCGGCGGCCAGTTCGTCGCGGCCCGGTCGGCTTATGGCTACGACGCCGCGAGCCACCGGGTGGTGGCGATGAACGCCGACGGCGCGGTCTTGGCGATCCCGCTGGACAACCCGGTCGCCGCACCGGCCGACCAGGAGACCGCGGCGGCCTGGGTGGGCGCCCTGTCCACGAAGACGAGCCTCCCGACCGTCCAGGCGACGGCCGACAAGGCCGCGCTCGGCGCGGACGGACGGGTCGAGCTGCGGGAACGGCCCGGTGCGCCCGGCGGCGTGCTGGTCAGGGTCGCCGCCGACGGCACCGAGACCCCGGCGGGCGTCACCGTGTTCCACGGCGCGGCCATCGTGCTCGACGGGGAAGCGGCCGCCGGGAGCGCGTCCGGCCACGTCCTGGTCCGGCACACCCGCACCGTGAACGACACCGGCCTGGTGCTCAGCTCCGTGTCCCTCACGACCGGCGCGGTCACCGGTTCGCTGGACCTCACCTCCGCCCCCGACCGGACGATCGCGCTGCCCGGCGGCACGACGGTGGTGGCCGCAGGTGACCAGGTGGTCGCACTCGGCGCCGACGGCCGCCTCACCGCGCTGCGCGTCGGGGCCACCGGCTTCTTCGGCTCCCCGTCCTGA
- a CDS encoding snapalysin family zinc-dependent metalloprotease codes for MFKRAFLSAAFAIAVVATPVSVAQASTESGPITAAAVTVYYDTTSAPTFRSVIRTGAANWNARVSNVKLVENASAATLRYREGNDSRGSYASSNGHGTGTVFIDYTQARQYNPTRIAAHETGHVLGLPDHYSGPCSELMSGGGPGTSCTVAVPNSTEAARVNSLWANGLAGTSSEWKVTVYPTAVTVG; via the coding sequence GTGTTCAAACGTGCATTCCTGTCCGCCGCTTTCGCCATCGCGGTGGTCGCCACCCCGGTGTCGGTCGCCCAGGCCTCCACCGAGTCCGGCCCGATCACGGCCGCCGCGGTCACCGTCTACTACGACACGACGAGCGCGCCGACTTTCCGCAGCGTCATCCGGACGGGTGCCGCCAACTGGAACGCCCGCGTGTCCAACGTGAAGCTCGTCGAGAACGCGTCGGCCGCGACCCTGCGGTACCGCGAGGGCAACGACTCGCGCGGTTCCTACGCCAGCTCCAACGGCCACGGCACCGGGACGGTCTTCATCGACTACACCCAGGCGCGGCAGTACAACCCCACCCGCATCGCCGCGCACGAGACCGGTCACGTGCTCGGTCTGCCGGACCACTACTCCGGCCCGTGCTCGGAGCTGATGTCCGGTGGCGGCCCCGGCACGTCCTGCACCGTCGCCGTGCCGAACTCCACCGAGGCCGCACGGGTGAACAGCCTGTGGGCCAACGGCCTGGCGGGCACCTCCTCCGAGTGGAAGGTCACGGTCTACCCGACGGCCGTCACCGTCGGCTGA